The genomic region AAATCTGCGTAAATTTACACGCGCTTTAAATGTTTCtttgcaaagaaaaaaaacaaatggcTAATAATTACAAGTAAAGCGACGAGAGGAAATTAGCAAAGCTAGCTAATGATCTGCTAAACGACATCTTAAAATTATTAGCTGAGAAAGAGAGCGTTTATCTAGCTAAATAAACTGTTAACCTAGGTTCGAAATGGGATTAGCCCGAGAGTGCCGTTAGGGACAATTCTTTGAACGAGGCGGCGTCAACCATGTAACACTAACTGGCCGGGTTAGTTACGCGAGGCCGAGGCTTTTAGGCCTAAAGGCGCCGTACCTACCCGTTACGTTATTGAGCATTGGTCGAGGAGCCCGGGCTATAAACTAAAGTACTTTCTTACTCACTTTCCCTCCTGGCAGTCGTACAAGACAATCGAGTCATCGTCGCTGCTTGATATCACCGTCTCGCCGTTTGAACTGAAGTCAAAGCAGTTGATTTTGTCCGAATTTTCTCGGAACACCTTCGCAACCCTGAAACTCCGCAGCACATTGTCCGTGAGCTTCATGGCGGTGGCCTTGCTTTGTGCCTGGCCAGGCGCAGGCTTCTTCTTCACCACAAAATCAAATTGATCGGAGTCGATTTAGGCAATAATTCTAGACTAATTTTATGTACGTAAGATCGTTttggaaatgaaaatgtatttagaTGTATTTCTCAGTCATCTATGGAAAAGCCCGCCTGCACAATTTTTGCTAACAGTAGGTGTTGCCTGCCGGTGAAATTAGAAATTTTACGATACAACCAAATGTCCGTTACGAACTCAAAATTACCTTCAGAATAAAAGCCCTAGCACGAGTGACGTTAAAAAGGCTTATAAGTTTAAATTTGTTATATGACTAATTTCTCATTTTATTTGGCATATGATATAATGTTCCATTATGTTTGCAGAAACCCCAGTAAGCTGCTTAGAGTGGATATGATAATTAATGTTTGTGAGGCATAGGGTTAGAATGTCACATCAGTTCTCCAGATACTGCATAACTGCATGTGTGTAATCGCTATGTTGAATACAAATTTTCCACATCTATGTATTTGTAATATGAAGTGAAGTTGGCCTCATATTACCTATCATGGCCTCTCATGTTATTTCCCTAAATCTGTTAATACAAACACTAAACATATTATAGACGAATGAAAAATGGATGAATATTATTAGGATTCAAGATTAACTTCTCTCTTACATGATAAATATTTCACATAGACATCATATTAACCTCAACCTTATTAAACCGCAACTCCAACAACAATCTCCAAGACACTTGGTGGAGACAGTGGAGCAGAAGAGAGTGAAGAAATAGGTGTAATGCTTCAATGCTTCTAGAcacttaaaaaatatattttagtctATTTGTATATTGTGTATTTTAGAAGAGAAACTCCTCCTTGTTTACGGAGTACAAAAAAACGtcataatgtcaacttctgatcCAAAGGTAGGTTTAGATCACCTTTTCAAATCTAACTAAAATGCATACTACATTTGATGCAATGTACCTGCAAGTCAGATAATTGTAATTTAGGGATTTATTAAGCTTCACTTCAACAGCAAAACTATGTTGTCTAAAGGGGAACGTCTGCACTGTGGGAAACATGTACATATTCACAGTGGATGTGAGTGCATTCTCACCAGAGCAAGTGATTGTAACCTCTTCAAATAACCTCATTCAAGTTTCTGCTGAGAAGGTAAAAGCAAAATAATACTACAGCAGCTACACAGAATAGAAAGATTATGAGAGCGAACTTTGTAGGGTATTTAACTTTTGGGAGACTGTGGGGATATAAACACTCCAGCCATGCTTACAGCTAACACAGAAAGTTCCTCTAACTTTGAATTTCCTCATGTTCCACATTTGTTCTTTTCTGAACAGTGTTTTCTTCCTATTTGTTTCTCACTGTTGACCAGCTTGCACCAGACGGCACAATCATGGATACATTTTCACACAAATGCCAGTTTCCAGCAGATGTGGACCCCATGTCAGTGACATCATCCATGGGGAAAGGTGGTGCATTAACAGTTACTGCTTGCAAGCATAAGATATAGAATCAGACAACAGTTGGAACAGGACTATAGATTTACTGCAAAGGTCACTACATTTTTCATATagacatgtttttttttgtttgtttgtttttttgctctTATAAATACGATTTATTGATCTGTGTCTCATTGGGACTTGTGTATATTACAGGATAAAACATCTCAATCAGCAAAGTAAAAAATTTTAAAGAAACATGTAATTACCTAATCTGATTATATGTGGTGAAATATATTGTTCTGAATATATAACCTTGTTGATATTAATTTCATTTTATGAGTTTTATACACATTTGGAAGAAATTAGTAAGCCTCTGAAACTAACACTTACATTCTTTTGATGTTGCTGTTGAATTAATACTAATCTTTTGTATTCATTTAATAATTCTTCTAATAATAAGTGAAAATGGCTGAATGAGTTGAGGTAGCTTTATTGTTCATTGAGTTCTCTGTCAATTATTAAACATTTTTCCAACATACAGGACCTTGAAGCTGGTTCCGCTTAATCTTGGACTGATGTAGTCAAGCTTGTATTGAATTTTAAAAACTTGTATTAATTTTCATGATAGAATTATAATGAACACATTTAGTCAAATGCTTACTCAGTATACAGAAGTGTAAAGTGTTAGGTTAGTGAAGCAGCATCAGATGACAATGAAGAAAGTATGTTGATAGCTATACATATAATACAGCAATGGTCTTTTACAAGACCTTTTACATTGTAATTTGAGTTCATACCAGGTGTATTGTGTCTCACACAACGTGAAACAACATGACTCCAAGCAAGGCTGACCAAACTGAGGTCATACAATGACCTCTGGTCCTGTATCTTCTGGGTAGGTGGATGGGAGTGGGGAGTTATAAGAGGCATTTGCACAGTCTTGGTGCCATAGGTTTTCTGCCAAGGCGTTTAATAAGGGTGCGATCTCACCCAGGCCGTTGCtcacatcacctcccacacgGAAGACTGGCGCACCCAACACCTCCTGAAACACCGCAATCTCACTCTCTGTCACATCTGTGTGCATAAATAAGTCAAATCTGTACAGTTAAGGTCTACGCTCAGAACATAATGCACATCTAGCATAATCTATTATTGGATTTTGGGATAAACATCATTCCTTGGGACTCCGTTCAAGTATTGTTTAAAGctcattttaacattacaatATTCTGAAAAATGGGACCCAGAGTAGTAGGTTAAGCATAGCCTATATGAAATCAATTAATTGCTTATTAGCTCTGACTGAAGGATACTTTGTGCCAACCACCAATCTGACAACTCTGTCTGAGGGGTCTGTGAGCCGAGACATCTGATTTGAGATGTCCTCAAACGAGCCATGGTCAGTGAAGGAGAACAGGAAGAGAATGGCATCCACATGTTCCTTGCAGGACTGCAGAAAAAAATtcagagtgaaaaatatataaaGTGTGTGTACTCAGGAAAGTATATTGTAGGAAGACACTGATACCGGTAGCATGTGGTCAAATCTACGCATGACATTTtccccacagtcccacagctGGAAATGGAAGAAGAGCACACGGCCAGTCTCTCTTAGCTTCACAGGCCAAAACACCACAGATGTCTCCATACCTGTGGGGTTGTAAACTCTGTTATGATTGGTACATGTTTTTGTAGATCTCAAATGTGTTCTTTTCATTATTGTCAGTACCTAATATCTTAATGATTCAAAGCTGTGGCAGCTCCAAAATGATATATAAAACAACGTAAACTAATTTAGCTATAAACATTTGAGGATAAAGTTATTGTGCAGAAGCCCAGTGCCAAAATAACGTCCACTTGATAAACATGATAAAGTTCTACCTGTGGTTTCGTAGTGCAGGTTTGGAATCTCAAGACCAGTCAGGCGAGCAGCAAGTGCACTTTTCCCCACACCACTTTTACCTGAAATGAACACTTTGTAGCGAACAGTGTCTACTTTCAAATTAGGTGGCATCACTGGAGCTTCCAGGAGACCTGATAATGAAACACACAGTAAATTTTTGACGGAAATATAAATAGCAAGTTGTCAGCATGCACACACTACTTTAGAAACTTCAGTTAGTAGAATCACTAGGGGTGAATTTAGAGTGTAGCCTGCCTGCTTCCATGCATAATCTGTTAGTTATTGTTGAATTCTACGCCCTTGATCAAATTATTGGTGGGGACACTTCAACAATCCCTGAACATTGGTGGGAGGCTCCATTTTTCTGTCCATGCTAATGCCACGCCTTTGGCTCTCAATTCAGCCCAACAATAACTGACAAACTCCCGTAACTAAGAGGTGCCCAATAACACACATTACTACTGTTACTGAAGGGCTGAGGAGGGTCCCTCACCAAAACGATATCTCCTTAGCAGCGCTCCTATGATTTATGTGGAAAAAGCGTGCTTTGGAGTGCATTTTTGTTTTTGACAACAGAGGTGCTAATCTGTAACTCTAAATTTTATGATTTAAGATCAATTTTGCCTGTCAAATACCATATAAAAAGGCAAAATGGAAGAATGGAAAAAGGCCATAATTCATCGCAAACACCCAAACACAAGAGTTTTGCGTTAGGACGAGGtgcaatagttccacaaaataTCGCTAAAGCCGAAATGAAATTAAGGGTGATGGAAAAGGATTTATTTCAAATAAATTATGACGTACAACACGTTAATACCCAATGAAATATCTCAATTTTTGCTTGTTTCGATGCCGCCCCTAATCACGACAGATTAGGTCATTTAAAGTTTCTTAGCATGACTGTAGTGGATGGAAACAAGAATAAATTCagtttttttctgccgaaattTCGTAAATGCGCTTAACATTTACTAAACGTTTGGTTGTAAATCCGGCTATAGAAACGTAACGCTCGATAAACCTAAGGTTCAACAGGAGACTGACGTGCTTGGTATCCATAGAGATGAAACATACCAAATTTTCGACGTTTTTTCTTGCACAGTATCTTGCTGAAAAACTCTCTGCTTTCTGGGTTGCGGTGCCAGTCCGACACAATGATAGACCCCAGAGGTACAGAAGGCATTTAATCTCTGTGCTAAATTACCCGGTAATACAAATTTAAGCGGACGCGTTTCGCAGTAGTGAGGTGCGCTGCCGTGCACTTTCCCaaaaatcaaaataaaagtccaatCTACTACGTATCATATAAAAGTAATTCGAATATTGCAGAATTGTGAATATTGCCTATTACATATTTAATTTCTTCCATTCTTTTTTACTAGCTGAAAATAAGATTTTACATATAATAAACCTACGTTTTAAAATTAATTGGATACACATCAGGAATCTGTTAAAAAGGTACATAACTCAGTTTATGAGAATGTGAAACATAGTAAACATAGGCAATCAATGCATTTGTACAGTTATCTTTATTGAGAGGCCACAGCTCTTGCATATTACAACTGTTGGCATTTATAAGGCAAACCCAAGAATGAATCCACCAGCTAActgacacagaaaaaaaaacaaaaagcttTTGGAGAAGGTGGAACCCACAGGCATGCAGTGATGGCTCAGAATGCAATGTACAgctttttatttacaaaataaTAGTGAGACCCCCCAGAAATGGCACATATCTCTGGCTACAGAAGtaataacagaaaacaacatCTTTAATAGAacataaaattaaaataacCAAAAAAGCAAGAAATTTATTTTCTTTGTAAAAGTTAAACtgaacaaaaatatattttgtgGTCATTTCTGACATCCAAATAAAAAGACGTCTCTCCACTAAGATATCAAAATGGAGCTAAGAGAATATTGCCTTTCTAGAATAccaattcattttcattttgaGATGAATGTGAGACAATGTGTTGTTGGTGAGTTGCAACATAAAAGCCTCTTTAGAGTCACAGAGCCTCAGcacaaataaatttaaaaaggaaaaaaaacctaAAACTGATACATTTTTTATGAGAATGTGCAGACACAGAGGACACTTACAGTTAACAGCTTTTAACTTAAATACATATGTTCATTTTTAGTTTTGAAGCAGTTGGCATCCACTTTGAAAACAGACAATACAAAGAAAAAGATCCATACACTCATCTTCACGACAATGTACCATTAATGTATGTAAGAGTACGTCAAAGAAGCGCCATATATGTTATCGCATTGGACAGGGACACACCTAATAATCTCACTCGACATTGTCAAACAAATGGTACTCCATATTGCTTAGGAACACATAGAAATAAATTCCCAAGTAAATCAGTCCAAACATCTGTGTTAGTTTTTTATTCATTACTATATCATCGCACAGCTAAAATTGTCAATCATGTTCTTGTAACTCTTAAAGTATCTTTTTACTCAGTATAATTACGATTACGATTTTTCTTCACTTTAGCTCTGTTTGTGGGCAATTCGAGCCGATGGGGAGGGGAGTCCTAGAGTGACTAACTGGAGTTGGTACATGCATCTTCTGTTACCAGGCTAAGTTGGGGTAGGGTAGGGTGTTGTCGATGGGCCAGGATTCAGGTGGCAGGGATGGGACACCAGGTGGGCTGGTGTTCTAatcatcctcctcatcctcttcatcGCTGTCCTTCATGGTAATGCCTTGCATGCCACCCTCTCTGACGGAAGCAGTGGCCTCTTCTACTGTGAGTCGGTTCCGGACCGTGTCATACATCTTGCTGTTCAGTGTTGAGTCAAGAACACCTTGCAGCCTAAAGTCTCGATATTTTTTCTATAAGTACAAATGAAAGTCATATACTGCTGATTGTCCTCAGCCACATTAAATCCTAAAAATCTACACAAACCAGCTAACTATAATACTGTGTTTAGTGAAACAAACAACGCTCCCAGTACACGGTACCTTTACAATCCGGATGAGGATTTTAAGTTGGTAGACATGGAGCTGTTGGTCCATTCGGTCAGTGAGCCAGGTTCCCAGAAGATTCATGGTTGCTGTATACCATTGCTgcaatgcacacaaacacaacgttctccagcaacacacacacacccacacacacacaaacaaacccatgcAAGAGACCGAGTGTCTAGACATACATATAGACATAATCCTATATTAATATTGTATACAAACGCATAGATGTGGTCACACTAACATACTCACGATTGCTCACGTATGCCCATTCTTATTCCCCGAGCTcttatacatatacacacgctcgtacaaactcacacacttaagacacacaaacacacacatatatacagtatatccttacacatgcagacaaacattgacaggcacatccacacacagattACAAAGAATTCATAGCAACAAGACACAATCACACCCTCACTTAGCACTAGGTTAGTCAGGCAATATAAATGaatttacagagccagcaataTGACCATCTGCAAAAAAGTACACAAATCATGCATTAATGAGTTGCATAATtaacaacaaaataaataacacttgaataatatatttttaagatatatatatattatattatatatatacagcatAGTCTGGGAGCTAAAATGAACCGTCACAGTCCGTCTCTGACTCCTCGTGTTCGTTTATACGTTCatctgtgtctatgtgtgctTACGCCAGTGTGTGTATCtttagagtgtgtgttcatctgtgtctatgtgtgctTACACCAGTGTGTGTATCTTAGAGTGTGTGTTCGTCTGTGTTATTGGTAAcacctgtctcttgtctctTTATTGTTATGTGTTAACACTCGTCTCTTGTTATcatcagtgtatttaagtctgtGTGTTTCTAAATCCTTTGTCAGTTGTTGTCTGACTTTGTCCCCTAAGTGTTTGTGAAGTACCGTGTTGTCGTTAATCAAAGCTATACGTTTATGAAATGCTCTCTGCTCAACCTCCTGTTTCCTCGTAATTGTTACATGAACAAGCTAAGATTAGAATTCagattgttttaaaaaaaataattttaggGGTAAGCCTAAATCCATCAGATTTTAAATGTAGAGAATTGCATTTAATAGCTTCAAAATTGCTGTAACACATTAAATCTGGAATTTAGATAAAGCACATTTCCTTTTCCATTATGTTAACAGAACTATGCTGAATGTGATGAACAAAACCTTGAAATAAAAGCATTTATCCATGCTATCAACCAGGTAATGCAAATATTGTACAAACATCCCCAAATCCAACAAAATATTGTCAAAACCAGAAAACTTGAAAATCAATATATAAAAGCACGAGTGAGAGACGTCTGCAGGCACGGAGGCAAGGAGAGCTTGTACTGTtatcttaaaacattttttgttatCATATGTAATATATGCTCTACATCTAAGACAATATCTATTGGGAATTCCTGAAATTCAGAATGTCAAACATGTTAATGTAATAGTTCAAAGAGAACAGCACATGTCTTGAGTAATGGATGATGTGAATATCGCTTATAGAAGAACTGTTCATTATCAGTATCTTGTGAAGTGTCACTAAATATTTAGACATATGAATGTTTCTTCTCTCATAAAGACCTAGACTTATGATCTATTCAAGATGTGAGCTTGCTATCCCAACCTAAATTCTCTATTTTTTGGTTTGAATCTTTGAATAGTTACTGCTGGATTCAAGTTCCTCCCAGAAGCTTATGATCTCACAGCTGCATGTTGAAAAGTTCACAATTTTCAATGATGAATTATTATGATCTGAAAGTCAGAAATACaattcccctccccctccatttTGCTGGTGTAACACTGTATGTTACACTGCAATTCGTCATAGTTGTCTATTTCATTCAGTGAGTAAAATGAGTGAACAGTGACTGTGACTATGTTATGATTATGCTAATTAGATTAGTGATTGATTGAGTTATTATGTTATTTGGTTATTTGATTGGTGATTGCCCGATTGGTTGTCTTGCATGTCCACTTCAAACAATTGATCGGAGCGTGCAGTGCATGCAGAAGGAGCAGGTGAGTAGGTGGGGCagagcgctgtgtgtgtgtgtgtatgacgcGGGAACTTTAGGAGGTGGGTCATGCTAGTAGATGTACACAGGAAGATTATTTGATTAGAAATCATGCCACTCAACAGAATGTGATCAAACAGTAGGACATCTAGAGATAAGTTCCACTTTGTTATAaaaggagggtgtggtggtgttgtctcAAGAACAGAACAAAATAGGGATGAATGGAGTTAAAATATGAATAGACAAAATACACATTGAGATGAATAGGACATTGAGACTTTAGCTGTTTATCAGAAATGCGTGCTTTCTCTCATATTCAGGCATTAATTTTTAAGTTGTTCATGGGTTGAAATCATTTAATGTATTAAGTTCTGATAATCCTTGGTAGTAGCATATACAATCCTTTTGTGGTGCTCAACTCAAAAACTTGCTCAACTTGCTTTGATTtttatatgaataaataaacGAAACGTTTGTTAtgtaactgggctgtataaTAAGTAATCCTCAGAGTATGTTAAAAGTACCAGAAAATGAAAATCTTTGGAGCACGCAAGTATGTGATTAGGAAACAGCTTGGTGGTAAGAAGTGATGGGATTGGTGGGGTTGATATGATGTGTGATTGCTGTGATTAATGGGATTAATGGGATTGTCGGTTTGGGAAAAGAAAGGCTGTAGGTCCTCCAATGCTTCACAATAATTTAAACATCAAAACGTTCTGTAGCTATAAACTGGTCTTACATCAGTTTATGCAAGAAAAACCTGTGGCTTAAACCATTTAGTTGGTCAAGATATTTTTGCTTGAATGGAGAACGTACACTAGACATACAACCTCTCGTCTGAATGTCCCATTTCTAATAAAATGAGAATGAATGGTTGACTGATGCAGTGGATCAGTGTATGTTGAAAGGAGTAGATCCAATAGTCATGCCTCATCGATGGTGCTCATCACACATGttcaaaagacagaaaaatctGCATGAGTAGCACACTGCATTTCGCTATGACACATGGATCTACAACGCACAGAAGtgtgcacacattcacactcacccacacatgcaaacacattcTCTCATACTACTCTCCACCacaaacgagtattgtaccttCTACACTCTGCTGCATCTTGTCAAAATGCAACCACAAACTCAAAATAGCCATAACATACaacatgcacgcacatacacacacgcgcacacacacacacgcacacgcacgcacaaatgcatacacacacgcgcacgcacagtGGCACACAAAAAATGGCACAAATATACTGTACACAGAATAAATCACCTCCCActagacacatacatacaccattGTACAACAGTAAAGGACAAATGTTTCACAAAGGATTATTTCTAAATTGAACAGTGCTCTCTAGTGTGTCATCACTTAAATCACTAGTCTATCATGGAATTCCTTTGATATCCATTGCATCTAACCTGGATATTAATGCATGAATATTATTCATTCATTGCGGAAATGTTATGTAATATGGAACAATATGTCAATAAACAATTGTTCGCAAAGATTTCAGTAGTAACAAAAAATTTACCATCATTGAGAGCACTGTCTTAAATAATCCACTTGGTGGCGCTATTGACACTTTGCCTCATGAGCTCGGAGCACAAAGGTCCAACAGAGAGTAGCTAATGCAGCAACAAGAGCACATATTCCAACAAACAGTAGCTAACACAACATtagagcacaagagtgcaaCTCGTTGTGACTAATGGAACACAGGATTCACAGCAATGGAGACACTGAGGAGTGAGAGGCCGAGAAGCTCGGGATAAGTCCGGCCTTATGTTTCAGGATGGAAAGATTAGGAGCCTAGCCCTCAAAATGTGACTTATCCCTCATATGCCCCATTGTTTCGCCACATTTTGGATGGAACCTCCCCTGTTAGGCACGGAGGAGACGGCATCTTACTTACATCAAATAACCTCTCTATATACACCTCCTCATTGACCTTATCTCGCAGTATGTCCTGAGAATGGCGAACAAAGGTCACATAgccatcagcaacatccatcCCTGGTTTCTGCGTAACGGAGATTGTGGAGAGAGTTAGCCACTTGGCAAGCAACAATCACAAGAAATGGAGTTGACCACTGAATATTTTAATGCAAATCTGTTTAATACTTACAGGGACATCCACATACTTCGATGCTGCTTTCACCTAGAAACCAAAATACATTTAGATAAGGGCTTACCAGGCCTGTGGTATTAATGAGAACAACCACAGAACAACACGTGGAAAAGCTGTGGAATTATATCTCACCGTAAAGGACAGGAAGGATGAGAAGAGGGTTCCCTCATCGTACCTGGAGATTTTGGCTAGAACGCTGTCCAGAATTGCCACAAACTGTACAGGGTATACAAACCACATGGTCCAAAGCAAACCCATGACTGCAGTCCAGTACAACCACAATGTCAACATATATGTCAACAGATATGACCATAATAGCCAAACCTTATGTCAGCTCCTTCAAAAGCCATACCTTAGCCACCAACAGAGCAATCATATccttcacactctcttcaatgagCTCATCAATTTTGGAGTGGTActgtttctaaaaaaaaaagtatgatTAAACTAATCAGTAGATCATGCATATTTTAAAGTAGACTCTGTGCTGTATAATTTCACACCCTTACAATGTAGCTTTACAcatcaaatatatatttaatacattttcCTAATCCATTCCATTTTAAAATTTTTGATTGTGGAAGGACCAAAATCTGAATTTTCTATAAACCTTGATAAACCTGTGTAGACAACAGAAAGGGGTGATAAGAAGTGAAGGATCTTTAAGCAAGTGACAAAACTGGCCAACCTTATTAGGTGCACTCAGTAAGAATACAGCTATCAGACAAAAACAGATCAGTCAGTTAAGGTAACCATAGAAATCTCTGGCAACAGATTATGGAAGTCCACAAAAAGTTATAGTACTGTATTTTACAATGATTTTGACCCTTTGAGTTTTGTGCCAGTGGTAGATCAAGGGGATTTTCTCATTACCTCCTGGCCCATCTCCATAGCACACAGTTTAGCTGACTGGTCCTTGGCATCCACCATCACGTTGAACATGGTGCACAGAGACAGTGGGATACGGAAATCTGTAGAGCGGCTGCTCTTGGTCAGCTTGGACTCAAATGCTGTCCTGGTGCTAAAGGCCAGCAGAAGAGTCGACCATCACATCATTAGCAATTTATTTAGGCCCACAGGAACTGTGTGTATTTTCAGGTACTGGGCTTTATATAAAGAGTTTGGAAATGTTGGAAATGTATTGATTTGTGGTAAATGTAATTATATCAGTAGCCTTTATGTAAATTTAGTTTAAAACTACACGCACACTAACTGTACAAACACTAAGCAGAGTTTGTTACGCTAATCTTTGCCCTCtaccaccgcacacacacataccgttTAACACAAGATTCAATCATGTCACTCGACATGAGCTTCATACGGTTGTCTAGGTGCTTGGCGAACTCCTCCTCCGGCCAGTGCAGATCTCGGATGAATGTTTGCAGGGCATCCAGTTTCCAGAATAGATCTTCTGATGTCCCAGAGCCATTACTGCCAGGCACAGTGACATGGCAGAGGTCAGCGCCTTTGCAAGCACTCTGCTCAATAGCAGTAGCAGAAAGGCAGAACTACCTACTGTGACTCTACTCATTAATTTTTatggcatttatttatttagtgatGATTTTAGCCATACACTGACAGTACCCCCAAAGCCTGGTGAATCAGACTGGTCTTCATAATTTGCTAGCAAAGGCTTTGCAGCATCAGTCATTGTATGGTAAAATAGAGAGCTGTGTTTCCAGAACACACCAATAACCTCGCACAGTTGCGCGGTTATTCACCCTCAAGAGGGCCTAGAGTCATGCACACTTTGGATGGTCATCATTCTCTAAagggggagtgggggtgggggggtggggggggggcttgggaATGTCATGGTGAGAGAAGGCATGTGACGTAGTCAGGACACTAGGCTTTTCAGGGACCGTCACAGTCCCATTAGAACTGCACACACTACTTCCAAATGAGAAGTTTTGCAGGGACTAAAATTTTCAGGATACAGCTACACTGGCTGAGCGGGTAGAGGACAAaatagagaggagaaagagaaacacaaatagCAGGCTCTCTCTCACCACCCATGCCCGACGAGGCTGACGGTGCTCCAAAGGTCAATGCACACCATGCAGTCAACTCTGAAGACACCATCCTGAGTGGAGACTGGTGGAACTGTGAGAGGGGTGTTGTAAGGGTTGGttaggagggggtggggtggggtggggggggttgttgaGGGACACTACCACAGAGTTGAAACATAAGAGTGACTTTGGTGGGGCTGTTGGCAGTGGTAAAACCACCAAATTGGTTTTGTTTTGAGGAACAAACATTCCGCAGGCTATATCAAACAGCAGAGCATTAATCTCCTCATGCATTTGGCTAGGTACATTTTTTTGGTGGGGGGACTAC from Brachyhypopomus gauderio isolate BG-103 chromosome 8, BGAUD_0.2, whole genome shotgun sequence harbors:
- the cplane2 gene encoding ciliogenesis and planar polarity effector 2 isoform X2, translated to MNYGLFPFFHFAFLYGLLEAPVMPPNLKVDTVRYKVFISGKSGVGKSALAARLTGLEIPNLHYETTGMETSVVFWPVKLRETGRVLFFHFQLWDCGENVMRRFDHMLPSCKEHVDAILFLFSFTDHGSFEDISNQMSRLTDPSDRVVRLVVGTKFDLFMHTDVTESEIAVFQEVLGAPVFRVGGDVSNGLGEIAPLLNALAENLWHQDCANASYNSPLPSTYPEDTGPEVIV
- the cplane2 gene encoding ciliogenesis and planar polarity effector 2 isoform X1: MPSVPLGSIIVSDWHRNPESREFFSKILCKKKRRKFGLLEAPVMPPNLKVDTVRYKVFISGKSGVGKSALAARLTGLEIPNLHYETTGMETSVVFWPVKLRETGRVLFFHFQLWDCGENVMRRFDHMLPSCKEHVDAILFLFSFTDHGSFEDISNQMSRLTDPSDRVVRLVVGTKFDLFMHTDVTESEIAVFQEVLGAPVFRVGGDVSNGLGEIAPLLNALAENLWHQDCANASYNSPLPSTYPEDTGPEVIV